A region of the Polaribacter sp. L3A8 genome:
TAAACTAGGCTCTAAATGATATTCTTGAAGTGTAGTCGATGAAATAAAATCTTTAGAAGATTGGGTTAAGTTCAACTCAAAATCAGAAACAGGTATTCTTGATTTATTGGTTTCTCCTTTACCATTTTTTTGTTTTATCTCTAAAAAACAAAGATCAGATTCTATATATTTTCTTTGTCTAATTTTTGTTCTGTTATTTTTTCCGTTATGATGATCGTTATAAAATTTATTTTCAATTGTATCAAAATATAAAGACGAATAACTCATTATTCTATCTTTTTTAATTTCTAAAACCTTATAATGATTTCTTATTTCTTTTAGAATAGAAAATAACTGAATTTTATTAATTACAAATTTAGTATCCGTTCTTTTCATTAATGCTACACTATTCATTTCCTCTAAAGAAATCGAAGAAAA
Encoded here:
- a CDS encoding polyphosphate polymerase domain-containing protein, translated to MVDNIKSIMENFSSISLEEMNSVALMKRTDTKFVINKIQLFSILKEIRNHYKVLEIKKDRIMSYSSLYFDTIENKFYNDHHNGKNNRTKIRQRKYIESDLCFLEIKQKNGKGETNKSRIPVSDFELNLTQSSKDFISSTTLQEYHLEPSLWNGFNRITLVNLKSKERVTVDLNLSYKMNEVKKDFKNLVVIEVKQERFNRKSEIVKSLKSIHQNPYSISKYCIGMVSLYNDLKYNVFKRKLIKINNIIA